The Nocardioides campestrisoli genome includes a window with the following:
- a CDS encoding M20/M25/M40 family metallo-hydrolase, which yields MTTPAPSVVGKLQALVRIPTVSDRDRDRVDHEAFDRLLVELARQFPRLHAELELTRVGSHGLLFRWAGADDSRPVVLMAHLDVVPVEDGWTRPAFDAVVADGFVWGRGTLDDKGCVVGICEAVETLLARGFTPAQDVWLSFGCDEEVMGTSAQEAVEVLRARGVSPWFVLDEGGAVAHGAFPGVSTPIAVIGVTEKGVTSVELRAEGHGGHASTPARMGPTARIARAVMRLERSPFRSSLPAPTVELMRRMAPHAPPALRPLMANAARISPVLARALVLAGPESAAMTRTTAAVTTLSGSPALNVIAATAKAGVNIRIMVGDSVAGVLAHVRKAVGDEHVHLDVIESGEPSPISPFREDAAFSLLEGTIGEVFADAVASPYVMMAATDSRHFTAICERVYRFAPFRMTKAQRESIHAADERIGVDDLADGVRWYATLIERIR from the coding sequence GTGACCACCCCCGCTCCCTCCGTGGTAGGCAAGCTCCAGGCCCTCGTCCGCATCCCCACCGTCTCGGACCGCGACCGCGACCGGGTGGACCACGAGGCCTTCGACCGGTTGCTGGTCGAGCTCGCCCGGCAGTTCCCGCGTCTGCACGCCGAGCTGGAGCTCACCCGGGTCGGCTCGCACGGCCTGCTGTTCCGCTGGGCGGGCGCCGATGACTCCCGCCCGGTGGTGCTGATGGCCCACCTCGACGTGGTCCCGGTCGAGGACGGCTGGACCCGCCCGGCGTTCGATGCCGTGGTCGCCGACGGCTTCGTGTGGGGACGCGGCACGCTCGACGACAAGGGCTGCGTGGTCGGTATCTGCGAAGCGGTCGAGACCCTGCTGGCCCGCGGCTTCACCCCGGCGCAGGACGTCTGGCTCTCCTTCGGCTGCGACGAGGAGGTGATGGGGACCAGCGCGCAGGAGGCCGTCGAGGTGCTGCGCGCCCGCGGGGTCTCCCCCTGGTTCGTCCTCGACGAGGGCGGGGCCGTCGCGCACGGCGCCTTCCCGGGGGTGAGCACCCCGATCGCGGTGATCGGGGTGACCGAGAAGGGCGTCACCTCGGTCGAGCTGCGCGCCGAGGGGCACGGCGGCCACGCGTCCACCCCCGCGCGGATGGGTCCCACCGCGCGGATCGCCCGCGCGGTGATGCGGCTGGAGCGCTCGCCGTTCCGATCGTCGCTGCCCGCGCCCACGGTCGAGCTGATGCGGCGGATGGCTCCGCACGCGCCGCCGGCCCTGCGCCCGCTGATGGCCAACGCCGCCCGGATCTCGCCGGTGCTGGCCCGGGCGCTGGTCCTGGCCGGCCCCGAGTCGGCGGCGATGACCCGCACCACCGCCGCGGTCACCACGCTGTCGGGCTCGCCGGCGCTCAACGTGATCGCTGCCACCGCCAAGGCCGGCGTCAACATCCGGATCATGGTGGGCGACTCCGTGGCCGGGGTGCTGGCGCACGTGCGCAAGGCCGTCGGCGACGAGCACGTCCACCTCGACGTGATCGAGTCCGGCGAGCCGAGCCCGATCTCCCCGTTCCGCGAGGACGCGGCCTTCTCGCTGCTCGAGGGGACGATCGGCGAGGTCTTCGCCGACGCCGTGGCGTCGCCGTACGTGATGATGGCGGCCACCGACAGCCGCCACTTCACCGCGATCTGCGAGCGGGTCTACCGGTTCGCGCCGTTCCGGATGACCAAGGCGCAGCGCGAGTCGATCCACGCCGCCGACGAGCGGATCGGCGTGGACGACCTCGCCGACGGCGTCCGCTGGTACGCCACCCTGATCGAGAGGATCCGCTGA
- a CDS encoding Na+/H+ antiporter subunit A — translation MLILIAGLFFLSLACPLMVLRWGRRAFLPVATAVLAGTVWVAAQGPAVLDGEVLSEQWSWVPSIGLGLSFTMGALQWLLAMIVLGIGAVVLAYCTWYFHDDSAGVPRFAGVLTAFVAAMLGLVLSDDLLLTYVFWELTTVFSFLLIGHDPARRSSRTAAIQALLVTTLGGLAMLVGAIVLGYHAGTMTISEILADPPGGTAVTVAVLLLLVGAISKSALVPFHFWLPAAMAAPTPVSAYLHAASMVKAGVFLVALLAPAFADVPGWRSTLLVLGLATMLLGGIRALVQHDLKLLLAYGTVSQLGFMILVLGVGTRAAALAGLGLLLAHALFKACLFLVVGLVDRTTGTRDLRRLTGLGRRMPVVAVAATVAAASMAGVPPLLGYVAKESVFVALVDVARDGDGTGVPSFVGWLVLAGVVLGSVLTVAYSARFVWGAFGNREVEEELTVRPVPVGFAAGPVLLAALTVVLGFAGHQLTSLLGLQADLFPPGVHEAELSLWHGVGLPLGATVLALLLGALLFVARAPVLRWQLSFSNDLSLERAYRWTMRALDRSAVEVTGVVQRGSAAAYLGLILLVVVAVPGSAVIQGGDIDVTPWQTPVQPAIGVVIVVAAVMAARSRRRLRAVLLAGVTGFGTALLFLIQGAPDLALTQVLVETLTVVVAVLALRRLPEYFTDRPLTRRRYLRMALGLGVGISVAGFLLLSASARTAEPVSATLPELAVEYGGGHNIVNVILVDVRAWDTLGEISVLVAAATGVASLIFLDTRGTGIRRVHEIPYPAGVRKEPKVAGRRAWLPAPRTLAPENRSIIFEVLTRMIFHSVIMISLYLLLAGHNDPGGGFAAGMVAGLALVVRYLAGGRYELDEAAPVDAGKLIGGGLAVAALAAVVPLLFGAAVLQSAIIDIPLPLLGKLHLVTSVFFDIGVYLVVVGLVLDLLRALGSQIDRQIIRDRRAAEDDADAAPVGSAGTAKTGGTAETAESGAR, via the coding sequence TTGCTGATTCTCATCGCCGGACTCTTTTTCCTCTCGTTGGCATGCCCGCTCATGGTTCTCCGGTGGGGGCGCCGCGCGTTCCTCCCGGTGGCCACCGCCGTGCTCGCCGGCACCGTCTGGGTCGCCGCCCAGGGGCCGGCCGTGCTGGACGGGGAGGTGCTGAGCGAGCAGTGGTCCTGGGTGCCCAGCATCGGGCTCGGGCTCTCGTTCACGATGGGCGCCCTGCAGTGGCTGCTGGCGATGATCGTGCTCGGCATCGGGGCCGTGGTGCTGGCCTACTGCACCTGGTACTTCCATGACGACAGCGCCGGGGTGCCGCGCTTCGCGGGCGTGCTGACCGCCTTCGTCGCCGCCATGCTCGGCCTGGTCCTCTCCGACGACCTCCTGCTGACCTACGTCTTCTGGGAGCTCACCACCGTCTTCTCGTTCCTGCTGATCGGGCACGACCCGGCCCGCCGCAGCAGCCGGACGGCCGCGATCCAGGCGCTCCTGGTGACCACCCTGGGCGGTCTCGCGATGCTCGTCGGCGCGATCGTCCTGGGCTACCACGCGGGCACCATGACGATCAGCGAGATCCTCGCCGACCCGCCCGGCGGCACCGCGGTCACCGTGGCCGTCCTGCTGCTCCTGGTGGGCGCGATCAGCAAGTCCGCGCTGGTCCCGTTCCACTTCTGGCTGCCGGCGGCGATGGCCGCCCCGACCCCGGTCAGCGCCTACCTGCACGCGGCCTCGATGGTCAAGGCCGGCGTCTTCCTGGTCGCGCTGCTCGCCCCGGCCTTCGCCGACGTGCCGGGCTGGCGCTCGACCCTGCTGGTGCTCGGCCTGGCCACCATGCTGCTCGGCGGGATCCGGGCGCTGGTCCAGCACGACCTCAAGCTGCTCCTCGCCTACGGCACCGTGAGCCAGCTCGGCTTCATGATCCTGGTGCTCGGCGTCGGCACCCGGGCCGCCGCCCTGGCCGGGCTCGGCCTGCTCCTGGCGCACGCGCTCTTCAAGGCCTGCCTCTTCCTGGTCGTCGGCCTGGTCGACCGCACCACCGGCACCCGTGACCTGCGCCGGCTCACCGGCCTGGGCCGGCGGATGCCCGTCGTCGCGGTCGCGGCCACGGTGGCGGCCGCCTCGATGGCCGGCGTGCCGCCGCTGCTGGGGTACGTCGCCAAGGAGAGCGTCTTCGTCGCCCTGGTCGACGTCGCCCGCGACGGCGACGGCACCGGGGTGCCCTCGTTCGTCGGTTGGCTGGTCCTGGCCGGCGTCGTCCTGGGGTCGGTGCTCACCGTCGCCTACTCCGCCCGGTTCGTCTGGGGCGCCTTCGGCAACCGCGAGGTCGAGGAGGAGCTCACCGTCCGCCCCGTCCCCGTCGGCTTCGCCGCCGGCCCGGTGCTGCTGGCCGCGCTCACCGTGGTGCTCGGCTTCGCCGGACACCAGCTCACCTCGCTGCTCGGTCTCCAGGCCGACCTCTTCCCGCCCGGCGTGCACGAGGCCGAGCTCTCCCTGTGGCACGGCGTCGGCCTGCCGCTCGGCGCCACCGTGCTCGCCCTGCTGCTCGGCGCCCTGCTCTTCGTCGCCCGCGCGCCGGTGCTGCGCTGGCAGCTCTCCTTCAGCAACGACCTCTCCCTCGAGCGTGCCTACCGGTGGACCATGCGCGCGCTCGACCGCAGCGCCGTCGAGGTCACCGGTGTGGTCCAGCGCGGCTCCGCCGCGGCGTACCTCGGCCTCATCCTGCTGGTCGTCGTCGCGGTGCCCGGCTCGGCCGTGATCCAGGGCGGGGACATCGACGTCACCCCCTGGCAGACCCCGGTGCAGCCGGCGATCGGCGTGGTGATCGTGGTCGCGGCGGTGATGGCGGCCCGCTCCCGGCGCCGGCTCCGCGCGGTCCTGCTGGCCGGTGTGACCGGCTTCGGCACCGCGCTGCTCTTCCTGATCCAGGGCGCCCCCGACCTGGCGCTGACCCAGGTGCTGGTCGAGACCCTCACGGTCGTGGTCGCGGTGCTCGCGCTGCGCCGGCTGCCGGAGTACTTCACCGACCGGCCGCTGACCCGTCGCCGGTACCTGCGGATGGCCCTGGGCCTGGGTGTCGGCATCTCGGTGGCCGGGTTCCTGCTGCTCAGCGCCTCGGCGCGGACCGCCGAGCCGGTCTCGGCGACGCTGCCCGAGCTGGCCGTGGAGTACGGCGGCGGCCACAACATCGTCAACGTCATCCTGGTCGACGTCCGCGCCTGGGACACCCTGGGTGAGATCTCCGTGCTGGTCGCGGCCGCCACGGGGGTGGCCAGCCTGATCTTCCTCGACACCCGCGGCACCGGCATCCGCCGCGTCCACGAGATCCCCTACCCGGCGGGCGTCCGCAAGGAGCCGAAGGTCGCGGGCCGTCGGGCCTGGCTGCCGGCGCCGAGGACCCTGGCCCCGGAGAACCGGTCGATCATCTTCGAGGTGCTCACCCGGATGATCTTCCACAGCGTCATCATGATCTCGCTCTACCTCCTGCTGGCCGGGCACAACGACCCCGGCGGCGGCTTCGCGGCGGGCATGGTGGCCGGCCTGGCGCTGGTGGTCCGCTACCTCGCGGGCGGACGCTACGAGCTCGACGAGGCCGCGCCCGTCGACGCGGGCAAGCTGATCGGCGGCGGCCTCGCGGTCGCCGCGCTGGCCGCGGTCGTGCCGCTGCTCTTCGGTGCCGCGGTGCTGCAGAGCGCGATCATCGACATCCCGCTGCCGCTGCTGGGCAAGCTCCACCTGGTCACCTCGGTCTTCTTCGACATCGGGGTCTACCTGGTCGTGGTCGGCCTGGTCCTGGACCTGCTCCGCGCGCTCGGCTCGCAGATCGACCGGCAGATCATCCGCGACCGGCGCGCTGCTGAGGACGACGCCGACGCCGCGCCCGTCGGCTCCGCGGGCACCGCCAAGACCGGCGGCACCGCCGAGACCGCCGAGAGCGGGGCCCGATGA
- a CDS encoding discoidin domain-containing protein, whose translation MRRPAPPRSAPPSLRSRLGATLALGLVGSLAAVVSAPTAAQAAEVPTEPFDSYVALGDSFTAGPLIPPTALAPCARSTTNYPRMLADRLGLDLTDVSCSSARTEHMANPQAGILGTARPQFEALRPDTDLVTLGIGGNDGGLFGTLISRCPEVAPTDPDGAPCRDEFTQDGVDTMAAKIAQTKSDVLGVLDGIRARSPYATVAVVGYLRLMPENGSCTNGAVPMTRQDMLWADGLQRQLNTALAEAAAERGARFVDTYGPSRGHDACAGEDAWVQGKWIDVLKAMEYHPFASGMDATARLVYETLFGTDLARGQAVQASGTEHRFAPSYAVDHDSSTRWASGEWADGAWIQVDLGQRRWVDRVALNWEKAYPQGYRLEVSDDGEAWRPVWTTINSDGGHDTASFEATPARYVRLTAEKRATRYGISLFDLEVYGPDRPVDPAPPTSPAPPSDPENPASGTLSPGLEPARVQATVLSGGQGSKGRVDRVRVRLRDGSTAVVRLMGVRQPRAACRPAARRVMAKQLRPGRTVTLVRDRRTKVDKRVPGRYVMVKRKDLGKQLVRRGQLRVAKGTFTRKKAYKKVQKVAKSSRRGHWGRC comes from the coding sequence TTGCGACGCCCAGCTCCGCCACGCTCTGCCCCTCCATCCCTCCGCTCCCGGCTCGGCGCCACCCTGGCGCTCGGCCTCGTCGGCTCCCTCGCGGCCGTCGTCTCCGCCCCCACCGCCGCGCAGGCCGCGGAGGTGCCGACCGAGCCGTTCGACTCCTACGTCGCCCTCGGCGACTCGTTCACCGCGGGTCCGCTGATCCCGCCGACCGCGCTCGCTCCGTGCGCCAGGTCGACCACCAACTACCCGCGGATGCTGGCCGACCGGCTCGGGCTCGACCTGACCGACGTCTCCTGCTCCTCGGCCCGGACCGAGCACATGGCCAACCCGCAGGCCGGCATCCTCGGCACCGCACGCCCGCAGTTCGAGGCGCTGCGACCCGACACCGACCTGGTCACCCTGGGCATCGGCGGCAACGACGGCGGCCTGTTCGGCACGCTGATCTCGCGCTGCCCCGAGGTGGCCCCGACGGACCCCGACGGTGCTCCGTGCCGCGACGAGTTCACCCAGGACGGCGTCGACACGATGGCCGCCAAGATCGCGCAGACCAAGAGCGACGTGCTCGGCGTGCTCGACGGCATCCGGGCCCGCTCCCCGTACGCCACCGTCGCGGTGGTCGGCTACCTGAGGCTGATGCCGGAGAACGGCTCGTGCACCAACGGCGCCGTGCCGATGACCCGGCAGGACATGCTGTGGGCCGACGGCCTGCAGCGCCAGCTCAACACCGCGCTCGCCGAGGCGGCAGCCGAGCGCGGCGCGCGGTTCGTCGACACCTACGGCCCCTCCCGCGGGCACGACGCCTGCGCCGGCGAGGACGCCTGGGTGCAGGGCAAGTGGATCGACGTGCTGAAGGCGATGGAGTACCACCCGTTCGCCTCCGGCATGGACGCCACCGCGAGGCTGGTCTACGAGACCCTGTTCGGCACCGACCTGGCGCGCGGCCAGGCCGTGCAGGCCTCCGGCACCGAGCACCGCTTCGCCCCGTCGTACGCCGTGGACCACGACAGCTCGACCCGCTGGGCGAGCGGGGAGTGGGCGGACGGCGCCTGGATCCAGGTCGACCTCGGGCAGCGGCGCTGGGTCGACCGGGTGGCGCTGAACTGGGAGAAGGCCTATCCGCAGGGGTACCGGCTGGAGGTCTCCGACGACGGCGAGGCCTGGCGGCCGGTCTGGACGACGATCAACAGCGACGGCGGGCACGACACCGCGAGCTTCGAGGCGACCCCGGCCCGCTACGTGCGGCTCACGGCGGAGAAGCGGGCGACCCGCTACGGGATCTCGCTCTTCGACCTCGAGGTCTACGGCCCGGACCGGCCGGTGGACCCCGCGCCCCCGACCTCCCCGGCGCCCCCGAGCGATCCTGAGAATCCTGCTTCCGGCACCCTGAGCCCCGGCCTGGAGCCGGCGCGGGTCCAGGCCACGGTGCTGTCCGGCGGTCAGGGCTCGAAGGGACGGGTGGACCGGGTCCGGGTGCGGCTGCGCGACGGCAGCACGGCGGTGGTCCGCCTGATGGGGGTGCGCCAGCCGCGTGCCGCCTGCCGCCCGGCTGCGCGCCGGGTGATGGCCAAGCAGCTGCGGCCGGGTCGCACGGTGACGCTGGTGCGGGACCGCCGGACGAAGGTCGACAAGCGGGTGCCGGGCCGCTACGTGATGGTCAAGCGCAAGGACCTGGGCAAGCAGCTCGTACGCCGCGGCCAGCTGCGGGTGGCCAAGGGGACCTTCACCCGGAAGAAGGCGTACAAGAAGGTGCAGAAGGTGGCCAAGAGCTCCCGACGCGGCCACTGGGGCCGCTGCTGA
- a CDS encoding DnaJ family domain-containing protein — protein sequence MAEQSPDRRPREPERDQRTGDSAAAARIRHQTHWVEQQVQRAMERGDFDDLPGYGKPIEGLGTEHDPDWWLKKLVEREQVTGVLPPALQLRKDDAALDGRLDRIADEKQVRAEVEEFNAAVRKAIYTPPVGNQPAPPVITSRRDVETEVERWRERRTARVEAQRAALAARAEQERREREESAGSRRSPLRWFRGHPGKEH from the coding sequence ATGGCCGAGCAGAGCCCCGATCGCAGACCTCGCGAGCCGGAGCGCGACCAGCGCACCGGTGACTCGGCAGCGGCTGCCCGGATCCGGCACCAGACCCACTGGGTCGAGCAGCAGGTGCAACGCGCGATGGAGCGTGGCGACTTCGACGACCTGCCCGGCTACGGCAAGCCGATCGAGGGGCTGGGCACCGAGCACGACCCCGACTGGTGGCTGAAGAAGCTCGTCGAGCGCGAGCAGGTCACCGGGGTCCTCCCGCCGGCCCTGCAGCTGCGCAAGGACGATGCCGCCCTCGACGGGCGGCTCGACCGGATCGCCGACGAGAAGCAGGTGCGCGCGGAGGTCGAGGAGTTCAACGCCGCGGTCCGCAAGGCGATCTACACCCCGCCCGTGGGCAACCAGCCCGCGCCGCCGGTGATCACGTCGCGACGCGACGTGGAGACCGAGGTGGAGCGCTGGCGCGAGCGTCGTACGGCCCGGGTCGAGGCCCAGCGCGCGGCGCTGGCCGCGCGGGCGGAGCAGGAGCGCCGGGAACGCGAGGAGTCCGCGGGCAGCCGCCGGTCTCCCCTGCGCTGGTTCCGCGGCCACCCCGGCAAGGAGCACTGA
- a CDS encoding cupredoxin domain-containing protein, protein MRHVRAALVATTAALSAPALLGAVAVAAEDDTRVFVQSTGLVGTSSLMSWFGAAPEPTFAVTLRNGGELPVTPTVQLEWRDGDGPATAVVVPEVGEIAPGDSTTLEVPVQWGAFAQGEHIVRGVVRVGDDETALQESATVAPWGLYGLGVVALLAGVALRTRWVLDQDDDEAGSPLAGPEVEAQALATIHRFSADREESAQEAAFNVPSQRAPQGGRRATEKPKEPRSHRGGQRWLTRR, encoded by the coding sequence GTGAGACACGTGCGTGCCGCCTTGGTGGCGACCACCGCGGCGCTGTCCGCGCCCGCGCTGCTCGGCGCGGTCGCGGTCGCGGCCGAGGACGACACGAGGGTGTTCGTCCAGTCGACCGGCCTGGTCGGGACGAGCTCGCTGATGAGCTGGTTCGGTGCGGCACCCGAGCCCACGTTCGCTGTCACCCTGCGCAACGGCGGCGAGCTGCCGGTCACCCCGACCGTCCAGCTGGAGTGGCGCGACGGGGACGGGCCGGCCACCGCGGTGGTCGTCCCCGAGGTGGGGGAGATCGCCCCGGGAGACTCCACCACGCTCGAGGTGCCCGTGCAGTGGGGCGCGTTCGCCCAGGGCGAGCACATCGTCCGCGGGGTGGTGCGGGTCGGGGACGACGAGACCGCCCTCCAGGAGAGCGCCACGGTGGCGCCGTGGGGGCTCTACGGGCTGGGCGTGGTGGCCCTGCTCGCCGGCGTCGCCCTGCGCACCCGCTGGGTGCTCGACCAGGACGATGACGAGGCCGGCTCACCGCTGGCCGGTCCCGAGGTGGAGGCACAGGCCCTGGCGACCATCCACCGCTTCTCCGCCGACCGGGAGGAGTCCGCGCAGGAGGCAGCCTTCAACGTGCCCAGCCAGCGGGCGCCGCAGGGCGGCAGGCGCGCGACCGAGAAGCCGAAGGAGCCCCGGTCCCACCGGGGCGGCCAGCGGTGGCTGACCCGGCGGTGA
- a CDS encoding MFS transporter, with translation MTTTRPPRSRPRPAHSLVTVVGFLVAVEFASGVLQGFYTPIFSQIADHLSITDADVNWFEAAQLIVSALCVPLLARLADLVGHKKVLLISTAVTALGSWILVLAPSFTTFLIGWALQGAYVVWLPIEVAIIYRRTAGTGRQGVLTRRAAGVLVGALELSVIIGAVTSGALVESWSMPALLSLPAIVVTACLLLIWWGIEDLPGTSTGGIDWRGYALITASLGLVMTGLIAVRLDGPGSPVPWLFITAGLLVLVPFVRHSASIEDPVVDVRLLATPAQWPVQLTAFLFGMSVLGAQIPLSTFAQTEPSEVGYGLGAEASFVSLLVAGYVIAMAVGAFTLPLTSRWFGARGALILGCLLVALGYGLFLPFHDSTAQTLANMMVAGIGSGALVAALPAAAASAAPPERTGFATGMTNAIKTVGGAIASSIFAIALASTGSLGEPDAGHAPLSGYLTVWAVCSVSALVAAACLLLAPKHVFERADEVEDVLPAV, from the coding sequence ATGACGACCACCCGGCCGCCCAGGTCCCGGCCCCGACCGGCGCACTCGCTGGTCACCGTCGTCGGCTTCCTGGTCGCGGTGGAGTTCGCCAGCGGCGTGCTGCAGGGGTTCTACACCCCGATCTTCAGCCAGATCGCCGACCACCTGTCGATCACCGACGCCGACGTCAACTGGTTCGAGGCGGCCCAGCTGATCGTCTCCGCGCTCTGCGTGCCGCTGCTGGCTCGGCTGGCCGACCTGGTGGGGCACAAGAAGGTGCTGCTGATCTCCACGGCGGTCACCGCGCTCGGCTCGTGGATCCTGGTCCTCGCCCCGTCGTTCACCACCTTCCTGATCGGCTGGGCGCTCCAGGGCGCGTACGTCGTGTGGCTGCCGATCGAGGTCGCGATCATCTACCGACGTACCGCCGGGACCGGGCGCCAGGGCGTGCTCACCCGCCGCGCCGCCGGGGTGCTGGTCGGCGCCCTGGAGCTCAGCGTGATCATCGGCGCGGTGACCAGCGGCGCGCTGGTCGAGTCGTGGTCCATGCCGGCGCTGCTCTCGCTGCCGGCGATCGTGGTGACCGCCTGCCTGCTGCTGATCTGGTGGGGCATCGAGGACCTGCCCGGCACCTCGACCGGCGGGATCGACTGGCGGGGCTACGCCCTGATCACCGCCTCGCTGGGCCTGGTGATGACCGGGCTGATCGCGGTCCGTCTCGACGGGCCGGGATCGCCGGTCCCGTGGCTCTTCATCACCGCGGGGCTGCTGGTGCTGGTGCCGTTCGTGCGGCACTCGGCGAGCATCGAGGACCCGGTGGTCGACGTCCGGCTGCTCGCCACGCCGGCGCAGTGGCCGGTGCAGCTGACCGCCTTCCTGTTCGGGATGTCGGTGCTGGGCGCCCAGATCCCGTTGTCCACCTTCGCCCAGACCGAGCCGTCCGAGGTCGGCTACGGCCTGGGCGCGGAGGCGTCGTTCGTCTCCCTGCTGGTCGCCGGCTACGTCATCGCGATGGCGGTCGGCGCCTTCACGCTGCCGCTGACCTCGCGCTGGTTCGGGGCCCGGGGCGCGCTGATCCTCGGCTGCCTGCTGGTGGCGCTCGGCTACGGCCTCTTCCTCCCGTTCCACGACAGCACCGCCCAGACCCTGGCCAACATGATGGTCGCCGGGATCGGCTCGGGTGCCCTGGTCGCCGCGCTCCCTGCCGCGGCCGCCTCGGCGGCCCCGCCGGAGCGGACCGGCTTCGCCACCGGGATGACCAACGCGATCAAGACCGTCGGCGGCGCCATCGCCTCCTCGATCTTCGCCATCGCGCTGGCCTCGACCGGCTCGCTGGGAGAGCCGGACGCCGGCCACGCGCCGCTGTCGGGCTACCTCACCGTGTGGGCGGTCTGCTCGGTCTCCGCCCTGGTCGCGGCCGCCTGCCTGCTGCTGGCGCCCAAGCACGTCTTCGAGCGGGCCGACGAGGTCGAGGACGTGCTCCCGGCGGTGTGA
- a CDS encoding HpcH/HpaI aldolase/citrate lyase family protein yields the protein MRSAKDFFAPLAVGAPAPVREIPARPSRAIHFFDPGNPKMAAKVPDMVGTVDVLLGNLEDAVKAENKEVSREGLVKIGQSVDFGPTQFWTRINSLDSPWVLDDLTTLVPAIGDKLDVIMVPKVQGAEDIHYVDRLLAQLEAKAGIKKPILIHAILETARGVANIEEICAASPRMQGLSLGPADLAADRRMKTTRVGGGHPGYLVRADAPKNDAGETQYDADRTKYQQDLWHYTIARMVDACAMHGIYPYYGPFGDIKDTVACEDQFRNAFLLGCVGAWSLHPVQIKIANRVFSPSVEDVAHARRVIAAMGDGTGAVMIDGKMEDDASVKQCQVMVRLAEELAAIDPDLKKQYDAIEIEA from the coding sequence ATGCGCTCAGCCAAGGACTTCTTCGCCCCCCTCGCCGTCGGCGCCCCCGCGCCGGTGCGCGAGATCCCGGCCCGGCCCAGCCGCGCCATCCACTTCTTCGACCCCGGCAACCCCAAGATGGCGGCCAAGGTCCCGGACATGGTCGGCACCGTCGACGTGCTGCTGGGCAACCTCGAGGACGCGGTCAAGGCCGAGAACAAGGAGGTCTCCCGCGAGGGCCTGGTCAAGATCGGCCAGTCCGTCGACTTCGGGCCGACCCAGTTCTGGACCCGGATCAACTCCCTGGACAGCCCCTGGGTGCTCGACGACCTCACCACCCTGGTGCCGGCGATCGGCGACAAGCTCGACGTGATCATGGTGCCGAAGGTGCAGGGCGCCGAGGACATCCACTACGTCGACCGGCTGCTCGCCCAGCTCGAGGCGAAGGCCGGCATCAAGAAGCCGATCCTGATCCACGCGATCCTCGAGACCGCGCGCGGCGTGGCCAACATCGAGGAGATCTGCGCGGCCTCCCCGCGGATGCAGGGGCTCTCCCTCGGCCCGGCCGACCTGGCCGCCGACAGGCGGATGAAGACCACCCGGGTGGGCGGCGGCCACCCGGGCTACCTGGTCCGCGCGGACGCGCCGAAGAACGACGCCGGCGAGACGCAGTACGACGCCGACCGGACGAAGTACCAGCAGGACCTGTGGCACTACACGATCGCCCGGATGGTCGACGCGTGCGCGATGCACGGGATCTACCCCTACTACGGCCCGTTCGGCGACATCAAGGACACCGTCGCCTGCGAGGACCAGTTCCGCAACGCCTTCCTGCTCGGCTGCGTCGGCGCGTGGTCGCTGCACCCGGTGCAGATCAAGATCGCCAACCGGGTCTTCTCCCCCAGCGTCGAGGACGTCGCGCACGCGCGGCGGGTGATCGCGGCGATGGGCGACGGCACCGGCGCGGTGATGATCGACGGCAAGATGGAGGACGACGCCTCGGTCAAGCAGTGCCAGGTCATGGTGCGGCTGGCCGAGGAGCTGGCCGCCATCGACCCCGACCTGAAGAAGCAGTACGACGCGATCGAGATCGAGGCCTGA
- a CDS encoding HpcH/HpaI aldolase/citrate lyase family protein, which yields MSESTQQFTPLRSVLYMPSSNERALEKAKSIPCDGLILDLEDAVAPEAKPAAREAACAAVASGEYGRRTVTIRVNGIGTEWHDADIAAASKAGPAAIVVPKVNSAAEVEQLVAAMEAAGAPAHTKLWAMIETPVAILDCLAIARASERLTAFVLGTNDLVKELYAEHVPGRAPILPSLHTALLAGRAAGIAVIDGVYNNVKDAEGFLAECEQGRQMGFDGKTLIHPGQVEGANEAFAPSEQAVADARGLIQAWEDGKGTGVVTYNGRMVENLHVESARRTLSIAESIAALQG from the coding sequence ATGAGCGAGTCCACCCAGCAGTTCACCCCCCTGCGCTCCGTCCTCTACATGCCCAGCTCCAACGAGCGGGCGCTGGAGAAGGCGAAGTCGATCCCGTGTGACGGCCTGATCCTCGACCTCGAGGACGCCGTCGCACCCGAGGCCAAGCCGGCGGCGCGCGAGGCCGCCTGCGCCGCGGTCGCCTCCGGCGAGTACGGCCGCCGTACCGTGACCATCCGGGTCAACGGGATCGGCACCGAGTGGCACGACGCCGACATCGCCGCGGCCAGCAAGGCCGGACCGGCGGCGATCGTGGTACCCAAGGTGAACAGCGCCGCCGAGGTCGAGCAGCTCGTCGCCGCGATGGAGGCCGCCGGCGCGCCGGCGCACACCAAGCTGTGGGCGATGATCGAGACCCCGGTCGCGATCCTCGACTGCCTGGCCATCGCCCGGGCCTCGGAGCGGCTCACCGCGTTCGTGCTCGGCACCAACGACCTGGTCAAGGAGCTGTACGCCGAGCACGTGCCCGGCCGCGCCCCGATCCTGCCGAGCCTGCACACCGCCCTGCTGGCCGGCCGCGCCGCCGGCATCGCGGTGATCGACGGCGTCTACAACAACGTCAAGGACGCCGAGGGGTTCCTCGCCGAGTGCGAGCAGGGCCGCCAGATGGGCTTCGACGGCAAGACGCTGATCCACCCGGGTCAGGTGGAGGGCGCCAACGAGGCGTTCGCCCCCTCGGAGCAGGCGGTGGCGGACGCCCGCGGCCTGATCCAGGCGTGGGAGGACGGCAAGGGCACCGGCGTCGTCACCTACAACGGCCGGATGGTGGAGAACCTCCACGTCGAGTCGGCCCGCCGCACGCTCAGCATCGCCGAGTCGATCGCCGCCCTCCAGGGCTGA